One bacterium DNA segment encodes these proteins:
- a CDS encoding ABC transporter permease, with translation MARGPAEAASRTTEVARRFRRSRKAVFGAALLAVMAAAALLASVVSPYPPTQPSPEDVFAPPGARHWMGTDEIGRDLFSRVLAGAGISLAVGLAASTLTLAGGVVFGLLSGYRGGWVDTVIMRAVDVMLAVPTLLFALAIAAALGSALSNVVLAVGIASVPRFTRFVRGCVLSARENVYVEAARAGGCSEARVAVRHILPNIYGPALILGTLNVGVAIVTAATLSFLGMGAQPPTPEWGLILAQGRDYLQNAWWISTFPGVAIALTVLAVNLFGDGLHDALDPRLRL, from the coding sequence ATGGCTAGAGGGCCGGCCGAAGCGGCATCGCGGACCACCGAAGTCGCGCGGAGATTTCGGCGCAGCCGCAAAGCGGTGTTCGGCGCCGCGCTGCTCGCCGTGATGGCCGCCGCGGCGCTGCTCGCATCCGTCGTGAGCCCGTATCCGCCGACGCAGCCGTCGCCGGAGGACGTCTTCGCGCCGCCCGGAGCGCGGCACTGGATGGGCACCGACGAGATCGGCCGCGACCTCTTCAGCCGGGTGCTCGCGGGCGCCGGCATCTCGCTCGCGGTGGGACTCGCCGCGAGTACGTTGACGCTGGCCGGCGGCGTGGTGTTCGGCCTGCTGAGCGGTTACCGCGGCGGCTGGGTCGACACCGTGATCATGCGCGCGGTCGATGTCATGCTGGCGGTGCCGACGCTGCTGTTTGCGCTGGCGATCGCGGCGGCGCTCGGCTCCGCGCTGTCGAACGTGGTGCTCGCGGTCGGTATCGCGAGCGTCCCCCGCTTCACACGGTTCGTGCGGGGGTGCGTGCTCTCGGCGCGGGAGAACGTCTACGTCGAGGCGGCGCGGGCCGGCGGCTGCAGCGAGGCGCGGGTGGCGGTGCGGCACATTCTGCCCAACATCTACGGGCCGGCGTTGATCCTCGGCACACTGAACGTCGGCGTCGCGATCGTAACGGCGGCGACGCTGAGCTTCCTCGGCATGGGCGCGCAGCCGCCCACGCCGGAGTGGGGGCTCATTCTCGCGCAGGGCCGCGACTATCTCCAGAACGCATGGTGGATCAGCACCTTCCCCGGGGTCGCGATCGCGCTCACGGTGCTGGCGGTCAACTTGTTCGGCGACGGACTGCACGACGCGCTGGACCCGCGGCTGCGCCTATGA
- a CDS encoding M20/M25/M40 family metallo-hydrolase produces the protein MAAAAALHGQIERHRDRYVETLRRFCRIPSVSGQAVPEAVAFLTALLLDLGAEIALREAGGSPPLIIATIPGGSTKTLLLYNHYDVVPAEPLDAWTHPPFGAEIVDGRLVARGASDNKGELTARLCAVDAWRAAYGTLPLTVKFVIDGEEELGSPHLRDLVLANRGLLRADGALGEGGGRDDLGRPTISLGCRGRILFEMERLGARQTFHSSLTSVVPNPAWDIVWAFASMKGADERVTIAGFHDDAVRPTEAELRLLDDLRFDDEGLKRRLGLSKLTLDVRGRDAIRRLLFEPTLEVSGLGAGRTYDGSRGLPRRAVGVLRFGLVPNQNPGKMEALLRRHLDTHGFQGITLRPLSERYPGRVPLAHPMVDAIVRTGRNFYRTAPAIYPVAPWIGAPYHELADPLGIPLINAGMGSAESQFHAPDEGIRVDDYCAGVEFTARLFGELATAI, from the coding sequence ATGGCGGCCGCGGCTGCGCTGCACGGACAGATCGAACGTCATCGGGACCGCTACGTGGAGACGCTGCGGCGGTTCTGCCGGATTCCCAGCGTCTCGGGACAGGCGGTGCCGGAGGCCGTCGCGTTCCTGACGGCGCTGCTCCTCGATCTCGGCGCCGAGATCGCGCTGCGCGAGGCCGGTGGGTCGCCGCCGCTGATCATCGCCACGATCCCCGGCGGCTCGACGAAGACGCTCCTCCTCTACAATCACTACGACGTGGTGCCGGCCGAGCCGCTCGACGCGTGGACCCATCCGCCGTTCGGGGCGGAGATCGTCGACGGACGCCTCGTCGCGCGCGGCGCGAGCGACAACAAGGGGGAACTGACGGCGCGGCTCTGCGCGGTCGACGCCTGGCGCGCGGCGTACGGGACGCTCCCGCTCACGGTCAAGTTCGTGATCGACGGCGAGGAAGAGCTGGGTAGCCCGCACCTGCGCGACCTGGTGCTGGCGAACCGGGGCCTGCTGCGCGCGGACGGCGCGCTCGGCGAAGGCGGCGGCCGCGACGATCTCGGGCGGCCGACGATCAGCCTCGGCTGCCGAGGCCGCATTCTGTTCGAAATGGAGCGCCTCGGCGCCCGGCAGACGTTCCACAGCAGCCTCACGTCCGTGGTGCCGAACCCGGCGTGGGACATCGTGTGGGCGTTCGCGAGCATGAAGGGCGCCGACGAGCGGGTGACGATCGCCGGCTTCCATGACGATGCCGTCCGGCCGACGGAGGCCGAACTCAGGCTGCTCGACGACCTGCGCTTCGACGACGAGGGGCTTAAGCGCCGCCTGGGGCTTTCGAAGCTGACGCTCGACGTCCGCGGGCGCGACGCGATCAGGCGTCTGCTCTTCGAGCCGACGCTCGAAGTCTCGGGGCTCGGCGCCGGCCGCACCTACGACGGCAGCCGCGGGCTGCCCCGGCGCGCGGTCGGCGTGCTCCGGTTCGGCCTCGTCCCCAACCAGAACCCCGGGAAGATGGAGGCGCTCCTCCGCCGGCACCTCGACACGCACGGATTCCAAGGCATTACGCTGCGGCCGCTGAGCGAACGGTACCCGGGCAGGGTGCCGCTCGCCCATCCGATGGTGGACGCGATCGTCCGGACCGGGCGGAACTTCTACCGGACGGCGCCCGCGATTTACCCGGTGGCGCCGTGGATCGGCGCGCCCTACCATGAACTCGCGGATCCGCTCGGGATCCCGCTCATCAACGCCGGCATGGGGTCGGCCGAGTCGCAGTTCCACGCCCCGGACGAGGGCATCAGAGTAGACGATTACTGCGCGGGTGTTGAGTTCACGGCGCGGCTTTTCGGCGAACTGGCGACCGCGATCTAG
- a CDS encoding MmgE/PrpD family protein: MSGPTERLATYAGGLRYEDLPAAVVARTKDLVLDTLGTLLGGSRYPAGRLVTEYTEGLGESGPCTVAGSALRVSPVAAAFANATMSHCLEQDDNYNPANAHIANVVLPAALSIGEARRASGQELIAALVAAYDVEGRVGIALDPVRLYARSFHPSSIGGNFGAAAAAGRMLRLEPDQMVDAFGLAGCQASGLLAWVTESSQLSKAFQIGVASRNGVTAAQLAEIGFPGPPHILEGKHNLFRAFSGIPDGRIPVLTDGLGERFELMRTSLKKYAACRQIHAPLDGLFAIMGRHRVRADDIAAIETAVATSMAGIIDNNELSSHNAQYVLAVAAYDGKVGVDQLDGRRLGDPRIAALSRRVRVFGSDELEKRFPEQWSGVTTVKTNDGREFTETVYYPTGDPENAMSAADLRAKFRTLSAGVVSDLRLDEIERLVAELDTLGDCGVLARCLYEGHFERSR, from the coding sequence ATGTCCGGTCCCACTGAACGGCTCGCGACCTACGCGGGCGGCCTGCGCTACGAGGATCTCCCCGCGGCCGTCGTCGCCCGGACCAAGGACCTGGTCCTGGATACGCTCGGGACGCTGCTCGGCGGATCCCGGTACCCGGCGGGACGCCTCGTCACGGAGTACACGGAAGGCCTCGGCGAGTCCGGTCCGTGCACGGTCGCGGGCTCGGCGCTGCGCGTATCGCCGGTCGCGGCCGCGTTTGCGAACGCGACGATGTCGCACTGCCTCGAACAGGACGACAATTACAATCCGGCCAACGCGCACATCGCCAACGTCGTGCTGCCCGCGGCGCTCTCGATCGGCGAAGCGCGGCGCGCGAGCGGGCAGGAGCTCATCGCCGCGCTCGTCGCCGCCTACGACGTGGAGGGCCGGGTCGGGATCGCGCTCGACCCCGTGCGGCTGTACGCGCGGTCGTTTCACCCGTCGTCGATCGGCGGCAACTTCGGCGCGGCGGCGGCGGCCGGCCGCATGCTGCGGCTCGAGCCCGATCAGATGGTGGACGCGTTCGGCCTCGCGGGCTGCCAGGCGTCGGGCCTGCTCGCATGGGTCACCGAGTCCTCGCAGCTGAGCAAGGCGTTTCAGATCGGCGTCGCGTCCCGCAACGGCGTGACCGCGGCGCAGCTGGCCGAGATCGGCTTCCCGGGCCCGCCGCACATCCTCGAGGGCAAACACAACCTGTTCCGGGCGTTCAGCGGGATCCCGGACGGCCGGATCCCGGTCTTGACCGACGGTCTCGGGGAGCGGTTCGAGTTGATGCGGACGAGCCTCAAGAAGTACGCGGCGTGCCGGCAAATTCACGCGCCGCTCGACGGCCTCTTCGCGATCATGGGACGTCACCGCGTGCGCGCCGACGATATCGCGGCGATCGAGACGGCCGTGGCGACCTCCATGGCCGGCATCATCGACAACAACGAGTTGTCGTCGCACAACGCGCAGTACGTCCTGGCCGTCGCGGCCTACGACGGGAAGGTCGGCGTCGATCAACTCGACGGCCGCCGCCTCGGCGATCCGCGCATCGCGGCGCTCTCCAGGCGCGTGCGCGTCTTCGGCAGCGACGAGCTCGAAAAGCGCTTCCCGGAGCAGTGGTCCGGCGTCACGACGGTCAAGACCAACGACGGGCGGGAGTTCACCGAAACCGTGTACTATCCGACAGGAGATCCGGAGAACGCGATGAGCGCGGCCGACCTGCGGGCGAAGTTCCGAACGCTGTCGGCGGGTGTCGTGTCCGACCTCCGGCTCGACGAGATCGAGCGTCTCGTCGCGGAACTCGACACCCTGGGCGACTGCGGCGTGCTGGCGCGGTGTCTTTACGAAGGGCATTTCGAGAGGAGCCGATAG
- a CDS encoding MmgE/PrpD family protein, translating to MSTPDIRHGPTAALTAYATRFTFADLPAPAVAEAKLVVLDTLGALLLGSAPQYRASWLTGDLARRAGGAPECTVIGRDFKAPVESAALANGTAGYAADIEGASVARQHVPAVLVPVALAVGEREHADGKALLAALAMGYEICSRAGEACRTDHSYPHSFHPSAVFGYFGAAATAAHLLRLDQPRFANALGIAGSNATGLMTWVDDPSENSRPLVIGMAARGGVTAALLAQMGFGGPPAILDGGKYSIYDAYAGEMHLGRVTDGLGEGLWITRHYGYKRHPCCGDIHTGIDALLSILDEHRIAPDDIVAIVHRVKADRAPVIDNNPLKSHCAQYIIAVAAVRGKIESADILEDRRADPRVKSLSNRVRLVGDAAMDAWPGHAPAVVEVTTRDGRTLSARVDEAKGRRDNPMTKAELEQKFMDLATTRISKSSATRLMELVYRLDRVADVGEIAGLLQVASR from the coding sequence ATGTCGACGCCGGACATACGGCACGGTCCGACGGCTGCGCTGACCGCGTATGCGACGCGGTTCACGTTCGCCGATCTGCCCGCGCCGGCGGTGGCCGAGGCAAAGCTGGTCGTGCTCGACACGCTCGGGGCGCTGCTGCTCGGCTCGGCGCCGCAGTATCGGGCGTCCTGGCTCACGGGCGACCTCGCCCGGCGGGCCGGCGGGGCGCCGGAGTGCACCGTGATCGGCCGGGACTTCAAGGCGCCGGTCGAAAGCGCGGCACTGGCGAACGGCACCGCGGGATACGCGGCCGACATCGAGGGCGCGAGCGTCGCCCGCCAGCACGTGCCGGCGGTGCTGGTCCCCGTGGCCCTCGCCGTCGGGGAACGCGAGCACGCCGACGGCAAAGCGTTGCTCGCGGCGCTTGCGATGGGGTACGAGATCTGCAGCCGGGCCGGCGAGGCGTGCCGGACGGACCACTCGTACCCGCACTCGTTCCACCCGTCCGCGGTCTTCGGCTACTTCGGGGCGGCGGCGACCGCGGCGCACCTCCTCCGGCTCGATCAGCCGAGGTTCGCGAACGCGCTCGGCATCGCCGGCAGCAACGCGACCGGTCTCATGACCTGGGTCGACGACCCGAGTGAGAACTCGCGGCCGCTCGTGATCGGGATGGCGGCGCGCGGCGGAGTGACGGCGGCGCTGCTCGCGCAGATGGGGTTCGGCGGCCCGCCGGCGATTCTGGACGGCGGTAAGTACAGCATCTACGACGCCTACGCCGGCGAGATGCACCTGGGTCGCGTGACCGACGGGCTCGGCGAGGGACTGTGGATCACCCGGCACTACGGCTACAAGCGGCACCCCTGTTGCGGCGACATCCACACCGGTATCGACGCGCTCTTGTCGATCCTCGACGAGCACCGCATCGCGCCCGACGACATCGTCGCGATCGTACACCGGGTCAAGGCCGACCGGGCGCCGGTGATCGACAACAACCCGCTCAAGTCGCACTGCGCCCAGTACATCATCGCGGTGGCGGCGGTGCGCGGGAAGATCGAATCGGCCGACATCCTCGAGGACCGGCGGGCCGACCCGCGGGTCAAGTCGCTCTCCAACCGCGTGCGGCTGGTCGGGGACGCCGCGATGGACGCCTGGCCCGGCCACGCGCCCGCGGTGGTTGAGGTGACGACGCGTGACGGGCGGACGCTCAGCGCGCGTGTGGACGAGGCGAAGGGACGGCGCGACAATCCGATGACAAAGGCGGAGCTGGAGCAGAAGTTCATGGACCTCGCGACGACGCGCATCTCGAAGAGTTCGGCCACGCGCCTCATGGAACTGGTGTACCGGCTCGACCGCGTGGCGGACGTCGGGGAGATCGCGGGGCTCCTGCAGGTCGCCTCCAGATGA
- a CDS encoding MmgE/PrpD family protein has translation MTAPSGQAAQTNMTDRFARWVETFPYERIPTEVVDRAKEIIYDGLGALLSATSPRYDIGGVLRRFVRETGGTPDAQVFGTDLRTNCATAALVNGTFGYYCDVESHHAGAIMHAIAVVGPAALAVGERMHRSGRDVLTAIVVGIDAACRVSYALGGAALYARGFHPTCVAGTFGSLTAAARLYGLKGPALRHAFGLAGTETSGLLAWVSDETEHSRPYNMGLASRHGVFAAHLASCGFGGPPAIFEGKYPLGHAFTGRWDEGALFDGLGTAFKVMEIAVKQYACCAFIHPGLDGLFEIMEQEGVRAGDIRRITLRYPAGGYHVIDGNALRSHCAQYVLALAAYRGAVDFDDILHDRRSDPGIKALSERVTVAGDKELDRTYPDLYRSIIQVETAGGRHTRDVTYPKGSPQRPLSREELDRKFARLTADVVSPRRREEITETVRRLEELPDVADLARLLRRDA, from the coding sequence ATGACGGCCCCGTCGGGCCAGGCGGCGCAGACGAACATGACCGACCGGTTCGCGCGGTGGGTCGAGACGTTTCCGTACGAACGCATCCCGACGGAGGTCGTGGACCGCGCCAAGGAGATCATCTACGACGGCCTGGGCGCGCTTCTGTCGGCGACGTCCCCGCGCTACGACATCGGCGGCGTGCTGCGCCGCTTCGTGCGGGAGACGGGCGGAACGCCCGACGCGCAGGTCTTCGGGACGGACCTGCGGACGAACTGTGCCACGGCGGCGCTCGTCAACGGGACGTTCGGCTACTACTGCGACGTCGAGAGCCATCACGCCGGCGCGATCATGCATGCGATCGCGGTCGTCGGACCGGCCGCGCTCGCGGTGGGCGAGCGGATGCACCGGTCCGGGAGGGACGTGCTGACCGCGATCGTCGTCGGCATCGACGCCGCCTGCCGGGTGAGCTACGCGCTCGGCGGCGCGGCGTTGTACGCGCGGGGCTTCCACCCGACGTGCGTCGCCGGAACGTTCGGGTCGCTGACTGCGGCGGCGCGCCTGTACGGCCTGAAGGGTCCGGCGCTGCGGCACGCCTTCGGGCTCGCGGGCACGGAGACGTCGGGCCTGCTCGCCTGGGTGAGCGACGAGACCGAGCACTCGCGTCCGTACAACATGGGCCTGGCCTCCCGCCACGGCGTCTTCGCGGCGCACCTGGCGTCGTGCGGGTTCGGCGGGCCGCCCGCGATTTTCGAGGGCAAGTATCCGCTGGGCCATGCTTTCACGGGGCGGTGGGACGAAGGGGCGCTGTTCGACGGGCTGGGTACGGCGTTCAAGGTCATGGAGATCGCGGTCAAACAGTACGCCTGCTGCGCCTTCATCCATCCCGGTCTCGACGGCCTCTTCGAGATCATGGAGCAGGAGGGCGTGCGCGCCGGCGACATCCGGCGGATCACCCTCCGCTACCCCGCGGGCGGCTATCACGTGATCGACGGCAACGCGCTGCGATCGCACTGCGCGCAGTACGTGCTCGCGCTCGCCGCCTACAGAGGCGCCGTCGATTTCGACGACATCCTGCACGACCGGCGCAGCGACCCTGGGATCAAGGCCCTGTCCGAGCGCGTCACCGTCGCCGGCGACAAGGAGCTGGACCGCACCTATCCCGACCTGTACCGTTCGATCATCCAGGTGGAGACCGCCGGCGGGCGCCACACCCGCGACGTGACGTACCCGAAGGGCTCGCCGCAGCGGCCGCTCTCGCGCGAGGAGCTCGACCGCAAGTTCGCGCGGCTGACCGCGGACGTGGTCAGCCCGCGCCGGCGTGAGGAGATCACCGAGACGGTGCGCCGGCTCGAAGAACTGCCCGACGTCGCCGATCTCGCGCGCCTCCTGCGGCGGGATGCCTGA
- a CDS encoding M20/M25/M40 family metallo-hydrolase: MAYTSAAKQTALAWVDANRPKLSRFCEEIWRYAEPAWREYKSARAYCELLRAEGFRVEAGSGGMPTAFFATFGEGRPVLGTYAEYDAVPENSQRPVPYRAPREGLNPYAAGHTDPHSALGVAGLTGVLAVKAAMQKHGLRGTLRFFGEPAEKVCGSKPVHAAKGYYDGADAYIAFHPNPNNTVAWDTQCGSYWSAQYSFECDAPETWTDHTLMPVRHSHATARCPGALDAVCLMYTTGKYVKEAMFPHTGTWTLNEFLMVGGQCTSDNLPPRFAAIQYAWRSPSLGIQEQIARVLERNAEHAAAVTHCRHGVRWITKTRVGLPNRTLAELVYRNLELVGPPVFGEEARRFACEIQRNLGIAPMEDPFMEAATRLVAPAEHERRLRDALPAWQQNFTSDDYVDYTWHAPTARLFVGRPRLRPAQPDYEYPAWTGNALGGVPACIDPMTFTAGKTIAGSLVDLLVNPDDLAKARTEFEERTGGGVGGTKWVAPLLPRDFAAPVDLRWPEYVTTARGEEWWIPTPASTSRRDR, translated from the coding sequence ATGGCGTACACGTCCGCAGCAAAGCAGACCGCGCTCGCCTGGGTGGACGCGAACCGGCCGAAGCTCTCGCGCTTCTGCGAAGAGATCTGGCGCTACGCCGAGCCGGCGTGGCGCGAGTACAAATCGGCGCGCGCCTACTGCGAACTTCTTCGGGCGGAAGGCTTCCGGGTCGAGGCTGGCAGCGGCGGCATGCCGACCGCGTTCTTTGCGACGTTCGGCGAGGGACGGCCCGTGCTCGGCACCTACGCGGAGTACGATGCGGTGCCGGAGAACTCGCAGCGGCCGGTGCCGTACCGGGCCCCCCGCGAGGGTCTCAACCCCTACGCGGCCGGACACACCGACCCGCACTCAGCGCTCGGCGTCGCCGGCCTGACCGGCGTGCTCGCGGTCAAGGCGGCGATGCAGAAGCACGGGCTGCGCGGAACGCTCCGGTTCTTCGGAGAGCCCGCGGAGAAAGTCTGCGGCTCGAAGCCGGTCCACGCCGCGAAGGGGTACTACGATGGCGCGGACGCCTACATCGCGTTCCACCCGAACCCGAACAACACGGTCGCGTGGGATACCCAGTGCGGCTCGTACTGGAGCGCCCAGTACTCGTTCGAATGCGACGCGCCGGAGACGTGGACGGACCACACGCTGATGCCCGTCCGGCACTCGCACGCGACGGCGCGCTGCCCTGGGGCGCTGGACGCCGTGTGCCTCATGTACACGACCGGCAAGTATGTAAAGGAAGCGATGTTTCCGCACACGGGCACCTGGACGCTCAACGAGTTCCTGATGGTGGGCGGTCAGTGCACCTCCGACAACCTGCCGCCGCGGTTCGCCGCGATCCAGTACGCCTGGCGGTCGCCGAGTCTCGGGATTCAGGAACAGATCGCGCGGGTGCTCGAGCGCAACGCGGAGCACGCGGCCGCGGTGACACACTGCCGGCACGGGGTCCGGTGGATCACGAAGACCCGCGTCGGCCTCCCCAACCGCACCCTCGCCGAGCTCGTCTACCGCAACCTCGAACTGGTCGGGCCGCCCGTCTTCGGTGAGGAGGCGCGCCGGTTCGCCTGCGAGATCCAGCGCAACCTCGGGATTGCGCCGATGGAGGATCCGTTCATGGAGGCGGCTACCCGGCTCGTCGCGCCGGCGGAGCACGAACGCCGCCTGCGGGACGCGCTGCCGGCGTGGCAGCAGAATTTCACGTCGGACGACTACGTCGACTACACGTGGCACGCGCCGACCGCCCGTCTTTTCGTGGGGCGGCCGCGGCTGCGTCCGGCGCAGCCGGATTACGAGTATCCGGCGTGGACCGGGAACGCGCTCGGCGGGGTCCCGGCCTGCATCGATCCGATGACGTTCACCGCGGGCAAGACGATCGCCGGGAGCCTCGTCGATCTGTTGGTCAACCCGGATGACCTGGCGAAGGCGCGGACGGAGTTCGAGGAACGAACCGGCGGCGGCGTGGGCGGGACGAAGTGGGTCGCGCCGCTGCTGCCCCGCGATTTCGCGGCGCCGGTCGACCTCCGCTGGCCGGAGTACGTTACGACGGCCCGCGGCGAGGAGTGGTGGATACCGACGCCAGCATCCACGAGCCGGCGGGATCGGTGA
- a CDS encoding methylated-DNA--[protein]-cysteine S-methyltransferase: MPGDARASRGPVPPTRGDIRYARLVTPIGPLLVAEDDDGLAAIHFENGRRRRRVDPAWREVDDDAIGIVAQLREYFAGTRWRFQVRLSPQGTPFQRRVWQAVAAIPFGQTRSYGSIAAEIGAPNAVRAVGAANGQNPWPIVVPCHRVIGSDGSLTGYGGGLPIKRALLDFERGGTRLFTDPAGSWMLASVSTTPRRGPS; encoded by the coding sequence ATGCCCGGCGACGCCCGCGCATCCCGCGGGCCGGTCCCGCCCACGCGGGGCGACATCCGTTACGCGCGGCTCGTCACGCCGATCGGCCCGTTGCTGGTGGCCGAGGACGACGACGGCCTCGCGGCGATTCATTTCGAGAACGGCCGCCGGCGCAGGCGTGTCGATCCGGCGTGGCGGGAAGTCGACGACGACGCGATCGGCATCGTGGCTCAACTGCGAGAGTACTTCGCGGGGACGCGCTGGCGGTTCCAGGTGCGCCTCTCGCCGCAGGGCACGCCGTTTCAGCGGCGGGTGTGGCAGGCGGTGGCCGCGATTCCCTTCGGCCAAACTCGCTCCTATGGGTCGATCGCGGCGGAGATCGGCGCGCCCAACGCCGTCCGCGCGGTCGGCGCCGCGAACGGCCAAAACCCGTGGCCGATCGTCGTGCCGTGCCACCGCGTCATCGGCAGCGACGGCTCGTTGACGGGTTACGGCGGCGGGCTGCCGATCAAGCGCGCCCTGCTCGACTTCGAGCGCGGCGGCACCCGGCTGTTCACCGATCCCGCCGGCTCGTGGATGCTGGCGTCGGTATCCACCACTCCTCGCCGCGGGCCGTCGTAA
- a CDS encoding isocitrate lyase/phosphoenolpyruvate mutase family protein, giving the protein MPTIAEKRRTFRRLHESGCFIIPNPWDAGTARYLQRLGFHAIATTSSGAAWSMGLPDEDWALTRGPMLAHIRMIVEASDLPVNADFESAYADDPAGVAESVRLCVETGVAGLSVEDSTGDAARPLYDFDLAVARIRAARASIDRAGGDVLLVGRSEGFIRGAPDLDETIRRLKAYSAAGSDCLYAPGIRTREQITAVVDAVAPKPVNLLVGSAIGLTLKDAAALGVRRISVGGALARSAWGGLMRAARGLVEGTFDAFADAAAGAELNTLFADDLKARRR; this is encoded by the coding sequence ATGCCGACGATTGCCGAGAAGCGCCGGACGTTCCGCCGGCTGCACGAATCGGGCTGCTTTATCATTCCGAATCCCTGGGATGCCGGTACGGCGAGGTATCTGCAGCGCCTCGGCTTCCACGCGATCGCGACAACGAGCAGCGGCGCGGCGTGGTCGATGGGACTGCCGGACGAGGACTGGGCGCTGACCCGCGGGCCCATGCTCGCGCATATCCGCATGATCGTCGAAGCATCCGACCTGCCGGTCAACGCCGATTTCGAATCCGCCTACGCGGACGATCCCGCGGGTGTGGCCGAGAGCGTGCGGCTGTGCGTGGAGACGGGCGTCGCCGGCCTTTCGGTCGAGGATTCGACCGGTGACGCCGCTCGCCCGCTCTACGACTTTGATCTCGCGGTCGCCCGCATCCGCGCGGCCCGGGCCTCGATCGACCGTGCCGGCGGCGACGTACTGCTCGTCGGACGCTCTGAAGGTTTCATTCGCGGGGCGCCCGACCTCGACGAGACGATCCGCCGCCTCAAAGCCTACTCGGCCGCGGGTTCGGACTGCCTGTACGCGCCCGGCATCAGGACGCGGGAGCAGATCACCGCGGTTGTCGACGCCGTCGCGCCGAAGCCGGTCAATCTCCTCGTCGGCTCGGCGATCGGTCTCACGCTCAAAGACGCGGCCGCGCTCGGCGTCCGGCGGATCAGCGTCGGCGGGGCGCTGGCGCGATCGGCGTGGGGCGGCCTTATGCGCGCCGCGCGGGGCCTCGTCGAAGGCACGTTCGACGCGTTCGCGGACGCGGCGGCCGGGGCTGAGCTAAACACGCTGTTCGCCGACGACCTAAAGGCGCGGCGGCGGTGA